The following coding sequences lie in one Desulfobacterales bacterium genomic window:
- a CDS encoding antibiotic biosynthesis monooxygenase family protein has protein sequence MAIDVMIKRKVKPGRQAKELVPLILHLRALATYQPGYISGTTLSNLEHPDECLVVSRWESIDDWNRWRQSSQRTEIEQKIEALTGEKTEYNLYAPMVAHTDLEQTFTKKR, from the coding sequence ATGGCGATCGATGTTATGATTAAAAGAAAGGTGAAACCCGGCCGTCAGGCCAAGGAGCTTGTGCCGCTTATCCTGCATCTAAGAGCCCTTGCAACATATCAACCCGGGTACATCTCCGGTACAACATTAAGCAATTTAGAACACCCAGATGAATGCCTGGTGGTTAGCCGATGGGAGTCGATTGACGATTGGAACCGCTGGCGGCAAAGCTCGCAAAGAACCGAAATTGAGCAAAAAATTGAGGCGCTGACAGGTGAGAAAACTGAATACAATCTGTATGCCCCCATGGTCGCCCACACAGATCTGGAGCAGACATTCACAAAAAAACGCTGA
- the nrfD gene encoding polysulfide reductase NrfD, with protein sequence METTQEKLVTHKLSIINEVIAFFKDVITWSLSGGLIYQIYLCILMALMVLGVYAYFVQINVGLAVTNMSDIVSWGFYIANFTFLVGVAAAAVMIILPSYIFKDKDLHKVVIVGEVVAIGALVMCLMFVFVDLGAPWNAWHMIPIIGLFNWPTSLLTWDVLVLNGYLVLNLLVPAYILFCHYYHREPIKKLYLPLIFLSIFWAFGIHLVTAFLYQGLPARPFWNNPLMGPRFLASAFAAGPALIIIVLVIIQSTTSFRVEDQVFNKIRRISVVAAIINLIMLFSEVFKEFYLPTHHSQPAIYLYFGLQGHSALVPWIWTAIVMNVIGTLTMAFNPGKNNPKVLVPACALLFLGIWIEKGIGLIVPGLVPSPLGEVVNYAPSWVEVSITLGILALGIFVVSLLLKPALIIEQRYEKGQ encoded by the coding sequence ATGGAAACGACCCAAGAAAAGTTAGTGACGCATAAATTATCCATTATCAATGAGGTCATCGCATTTTTTAAAGATGTGATCACCTGGAGCCTATCCGGCGGTCTGATCTATCAGATCTATCTGTGTATTCTGATGGCTTTGATGGTGCTGGGTGTCTATGCATATTTTGTTCAAATCAATGTCGGATTGGCTGTTACCAATATGTCGGATATTGTCAGCTGGGGCTTTTACATCGCCAATTTTACCTTTCTGGTGGGCGTGGCTGCCGCCGCCGTAATGATCATATTGCCGTCTTACATCTTCAAAGACAAAGATCTGCACAAGGTGGTCATTGTTGGAGAGGTTGTTGCCATCGGCGCTCTGGTGATGTGTTTGATGTTTGTTTTTGTGGATCTGGGCGCCCCCTGGAATGCTTGGCACATGATACCCATCATCGGGTTGTTTAACTGGCCGACCTCTTTGCTGACCTGGGACGTGCTGGTGTTAAACGGCTACCTGGTGTTGAACCTGCTGGTACCGGCCTATATCCTGTTTTGCCATTATTACCACCGCGAGCCCATAAAAAAATTATATCTGCCGCTGATTTTTCTCTCTATCTTCTGGGCCTTTGGCATCCACCTGGTAACCGCCTTTTTGTACCAGGGGCTGCCGGCCCGGCCGTTCTGGAACAATCCGTTAATGGGCCCCCGCTTTCTGGCGTCCGCCTTTGCAGCCGGACCGGCCTTGATCATCATCGTGCTGGTGATCATTCAATCCACGACATCATTCCGGGTCGAAGATCAGGTCTTTAACAAAATCAGGCGCATCAGCGTGGTAGCGGCTATTATTAACCTGATCATGCTCTTTTCCGAGGTCTTTAAAGAATTTTACCTGCCCACCCATCACAGCCAGCCGGCCATTTATCTGTATTTTGGCCTCCAGGGCCATTCAGCTCTGGTCCCTTGGATCTGGACAGCCATTGTCATGAATGTCATCGGCACCCTGACAATGGCCTTTAACCCGGGAAAAAATAACCCTAAAGTACTGGTGCCGGCCTGTGCGTTGTTGTTTTTAGGCATCTGGATCGAAAAGGGCATCGGTTTGATCGTACCCGGCCTGGTGCCGTCACCACTGGGGGAAGTCGTCAATTACGCACCCAGCTGGGTGGAGGTCAGCATTACGCTCGGGATTCTGGCCCTGGGAATTTTTGTGGTCTCGCTGCTGCTCAAACCGGCGCTTATCATTGAACAGCGCTACGAAAAGGGGCAATAG
- a CDS encoding 4Fe-4S dicluster domain-containing protein, which produces MSPPNTICQKTDKQNCQQAKPRSRRDFLKGAAKAAAFGGAAMLAGCGGSSMLGSKEELSLRWKEYFKKHYQLMTQEEKDETVRRLERLAKIQRGVNIQMSSTAPIDGVLFGYAFNVTRCEGYMECVAACVKENNLDRKSNMQYIRIFEMEHGQMSPEAGNGQFYHQVPVEDHFYMGVQCYHCQNAPCVKACPTKATWQEPDGIVVVDYDWCIGCRYCIAACPYYGRRFNWNDPVVPKEEMTKKQHYLGNRVRGRGQMEKCTFCVQRSRSGRLPACVEACPTGARVFGNLLDPDSEIRFVLKNKKVFRWKEDLGTDPKFWYFVD; this is translated from the coding sequence ATGAGTCCCCCAAATACTATCTGCCAGAAGACGGACAAACAAAACTGTCAACAGGCCAAACCGCGCAGCCGAAGAGATTTTCTGAAAGGCGCCGCCAAAGCTGCTGCTTTCGGTGGTGCGGCCATGCTGGCCGGATGCGGCGGCAGCAGCATGCTGGGCTCCAAAGAAGAGCTGTCATTGCGCTGGAAGGAATATTTTAAGAAGCACTACCAGCTCATGACCCAGGAGGAAAAAGATGAGACGGTCCGGCGTCTTGAACGCCTGGCCAAGATCCAAAGAGGGGTCAACATCCAGATGAGCTCCACAGCGCCGATTGACGGCGTTCTGTTCGGTTATGCCTTTAACGTCACCCGCTGTGAAGGGTATATGGAATGTGTGGCGGCCTGTGTGAAGGAGAACAACCTCGACCGTAAATCCAACATGCAATATATCCGCATTTTTGAGATGGAGCACGGTCAGATGAGCCCGGAGGCAGGTAATGGCCAATTCTATCACCAGGTGCCGGTCGAAGATCATTTCTACATGGGGGTGCAATGCTACCACTGTCAAAACGCCCCTTGTGTTAAAGCCTGCCCCACCAAGGCCACCTGGCAGGAACCAGATGGCATTGTGGTTGTCGATTATGACTGGTGTATCGGTTGCCGCTACTGCATTGCCGCCTGCCCTTATTACGGGCGGCGGTTCAACTGGAACGATCCGGTTGTGCCCAAGGAGGAAATGACCAAAAAGCAACACTATCTGGGCAACCGTGTGCGCGGCCGGGGGCAGATGGAAAAATGCACCTTTTGCGTGCAAAGAAGCCGATCCGGACGGCTACCCGCCTGTGTTGAAGCTTGCCCGACCGGTGCCCGGGTGTTTGGAAATCTGTTAGATCCAGACAGTGAAATCAGATTTGTCCTTAAAAACAAGAAGGTTTTCCGATGGAAAGAGGATCTGGGAACGGACCCCAAATTCTGGTATTTTGTCGATTAA